CCATTTCAACAACTTCATCCGTACTCCCTTTCCATCCTCCTTGGGTAGTTGGTATGTGTTTGAGGTTAGGtgggtgtttgtgtttgggGTGCGGAACGGGAACGGGGGTAAGTTTTTGTCGGGAGTGTATAGGGATATTGGTAGTCGTAGTTGTATCCGTAGTTGTATccgtagtagtagtagtaggaggaggagtggtGGTGGATATACTGGAACTAGTTGCACCCATACTCGTATTCGCAGCGTCGACGCCTACTCCGACGTCGAACCCGAGGGCGCGCATGGCGGCTGCGGAGATGGGCAGGCCGTTCGGTGTGCGCGGGAGGGTGGGTGGGTTGGTGGGTGTAGACACACCGGCAGTCGGGGACGCAGACGGGGTGTGTGTATGTTGGGAGGTCGGGATCGGCAGACGCGCATgagtggaagaagaggatggagGGGGTCGAACGGTGTCTGTGTTGTTGCGTACTATGTACGCAGGAGATTTGGGCTGTGAAATGAGAAATAAGGTTTAGCCTGACGAAGGAActaggaggagaaggagaagcaaGTGGCACCGACCTGCAACAAACTGAGAGCGGCATGTGTCCAGCGCAGCCCGTCCAGATCCGCGAATTCAGCTTTGACGCTCAGAAAAGGCTGCATCAGCAGCTGTCTTTGTTCCTGGCAACATCAAGATGAGCGTCTATTTGTATGGGTGGGTGGGAGACGTACCTCAGTCATATGCAGCGCCTCGGCCTCTTCAGCGGCCTGCTCGAGCTCAGCTTCCAGAAGGCGCTGCTTGCGCTGCTCAGCACGGGACGCCGCTTGGATATTCAGACTCTCCACCGCCATCTGTCTCGCAGCAGTCATATAGTAtaggaggaaaaggaacaAAGCCGTTGAAACACCGCCCAATCAAAAACGGTGACTGTGACAAGCGTGCTTTGTGACGCTTTTTGAATTGAAcgtttccctttcttcttcaccaccaccaccaccacacaaTGCTCGAAGCTAAACTCGCAGAAGCCGGCACCCTCAAAAAGCTGCTCGACGGTacgtcctcctccttctctccctctctccctCACCCACACCTCCCACCCAGCCATCAAAGAGCTCGTCACCGACGCCAACTTTGAATGCAACGAGGAAGGCATCGTGCTGCAAGCAATGGACAACTCGCACGTCGCCCTCGTCTCCGTCAAATTCGGCGCGCCCGGGTTCAAGCGCTACAGATGCGACAGGCCGATGCCGCTCGGCGTCAACCTCGCGAGCCTCACCAAGGTCCTCAAGT
This portion of the Psilocybe cubensis strain MGC-MH-2018 chromosome 12, whole genome shotgun sequence genome encodes:
- a CDS encoding DNA polymerase delta processivity factor codes for the protein MLEAKLAEAGTLKKLLDAIKELVTDANFECNEEGIVLQAMDNSHVALVSVKFGAPGFKRYRCDRPMPLGVNLASLTKVLKCAKDDDICTLKAADEADVLNLVYEAKKPEPEPCATPRLIRRRISG